A stretch of Tripterygium wilfordii isolate XIE 37 chromosome 11, ASM1340144v1, whole genome shotgun sequence DNA encodes these proteins:
- the LOC120009239 gene encoding universal stress protein A-like protein isoform X1: MADVAGKERRIVVTVDESEESRHALSWCLENVISSNSKDTLLLLYVQPPRAVYTAMDGSGGRHNPRGIFVIFNLLIHIWQLVSREFWFAGFSGYLFSADIMATMEKYSNDVAQSVIEKAKRMCQDVKVETRVEHGDARDVICQMVEKLNADMLVMGSHGYGLIKRAFLGSVSNHCAQNVKCPVLIVKKPKSPSDASN, translated from the exons ATGGCTGACGTGGCAGGAAAAGAGCGCAGGATCGTTGTGACGGTTGATGAGAGCGAGGAGAGTAGGCATGCTTTGTCATGGTGTCTGGAGAATGTGATTTCTTCAAATTCCAAGGATACCCTCCTACTCCTCTATGTCCAGCCCCCAAGGGCTGTTTACACTGCTATGGATGGCTCAGGTGGGAGACACAACCCTAGaggtatttttgtaattttcaacCTCTTAATTCATATTTGGCAGCTGGTAAGTCGTGAGTTTTGGTTTGCTGGGTTTTCAGGGTATTTGTTTTCAGCTGATATAATGGCCACCATGGAGAAATACAGCAATGATGTGGCCCAATCTGTAATTGAGAAGGCCAAGAGAATGTGTCAAGAC GTTAAGGTGGAGACGAGAGTAGAGCATGGTGATGCAAGGGACGTAATTTGTCAGATGGTGGAGAAGTTGAATGCTGACATGTTGGTGATGGGGAGCCATGGCTATGGTCTGATAAAGAG GGCTTTCCTGGGGAGTGTCAGCAATCACTGTGCACAGAATGTCAAGTGCCCTGTCTTGATAGTGAAGAAGCCTAAATCACCTTCTGATGCAAGCAATTAG
- the LOC120009239 gene encoding universal stress protein A-like protein isoform X2, whose amino-acid sequence MADVAGKERRIVVTVDESEESRHALSWCLENVISSNSKDTLLLLYVQPPRAVYTAMDGSGGRHNPRGYLFSADIMATMEKYSNDVAQSVIEKAKRMCQDVKVETRVEHGDARDVICQMVEKLNADMLVMGSHGYGLIKRAFLGSVSNHCAQNVKCPVLIVKKPKSPSDASN is encoded by the exons ATGGCTGACGTGGCAGGAAAAGAGCGCAGGATCGTTGTGACGGTTGATGAGAGCGAGGAGAGTAGGCATGCTTTGTCATGGTGTCTGGAGAATGTGATTTCTTCAAATTCCAAGGATACCCTCCTACTCCTCTATGTCCAGCCCCCAAGGGCTGTTTACACTGCTATGGATGGCTCAGGTGGGAGACACAACCCTAGag GGTATTTGTTTTCAGCTGATATAATGGCCACCATGGAGAAATACAGCAATGATGTGGCCCAATCTGTAATTGAGAAGGCCAAGAGAATGTGTCAAGAC GTTAAGGTGGAGACGAGAGTAGAGCATGGTGATGCAAGGGACGTAATTTGTCAGATGGTGGAGAAGTTGAATGCTGACATGTTGGTGATGGGGAGCCATGGCTATGGTCTGATAAAGAG GGCTTTCCTGGGGAGTGTCAGCAATCACTGTGCACAGAATGTCAAGTGCCCTGTCTTGATAGTGAAGAAGCCTAAATCACCTTCTGATGCAAGCAATTAG
- the LOC120009927 gene encoding uncharacterized protein LOC120009927 — protein sequence METAASSSSVITPEDVLESLMNDGTIDALRLKIINQLKANEELKNTTIKMAEQSKVLNTPGAEKQTKRELFDALRQELEAPVLEKASKSVWELILDSNGLGKEISETVERVFCRLSGQEPPLFPLQNGEALPITENENKSTGGEEKEEEIRTEKVKSDSKSKKRSFNEINAGGLNEVTNQTPNEVSGKSNDTSAVLEGSSKSPPPIPKT from the exons ATGGAGACGGCCGCCTCTTCATCTTCAGTGATAACACCGGAGGATGTTTTGGAGTCTTTAATGAATGATGGTACCATCGACGCTCTCAGATTGAAGATCATCAATCAGCTCAAAGCCAAT GAAGAGCTGAAAAATACTACCATTAAAATGGCTGAACAGAGTAAGGTTTTGAATACCCCTGGGGCAGAGAAACAGACCAAAAGAGAGCTGTTTGACGCGCTTCGCCAGGAACTTGA AGCTCCTGTGCTTGAGAAAGCATCTAAATCAGTGTGGGAGTTGATTCTAGACAGCAATGGGCTAGGGAAGGAAATTAGTGAAACTGTTGAGAGAGTATTTTGTCGACTAAGTGGTCAGGAACCTCCACTGTTTCCTTTACAAAATGGTGAAGCCCTGCCAATTACGGAGAATGAGAACAAGAGCAcgggaggagaagaaaaagaagaggaaatccGAACTGAAAAGGTAAAATCAGATTCTAAATCAAAGAAGAGGAGTTTCAATGAGATAAACGCAGGAGGTCTAAATGAAGTTACAAACCAGACGCCGAATGAAGTTTCAGGGAAATCTAATGATACTTCTGCTGTGCTGGAAGGGTCTAGTAAATCACCTCCACCAATTCCAAAGACTTGA
- the LOC120009925 gene encoding uncharacterized protein LOC120009925 — MTFQKSSFCKRFGFSLIRSCFTESLSLTRKDRFMLYCNFFLASIEMKTSDLSCFDVSDCFMIYIYLSWHQLKAPSGYLGRHYNNLLSCDERLLKLSKEPFPTATNQCFRSNSSCQVVASDRSNTHGVTDSQFALLDKVQSHLPSLYPQETLQPFHPPSLSEYQYMDEHSNRLSAKEVMPYSGGPGVQWKKNEKAFSRDQFQHVESNYFANNQANDYQNYDSAASSSQSNYRNMHGITGSQIDLPYKSLQNWSSLHPQQAVLPFSSPSVPGNHIFANADISFSMKKNTNGRTVC, encoded by the exons ATGACCTTTCAGAAATCAAGTTTCTGCAAACGGTTTGGTTTTTCCCTAATAAGATCTTGTTTCACAGAAAGTCTTTCCCTAACAAGAAAAGACAGGTTTATGCTATATTGCAATTTTTTCTTGGCCTCTATAGAAATGAAAACAAGCGATTTGTCCTGTTTCGATGTTTCTGATTGcttcatgatatatatatatctcagtTGGCATCAACTCAAAGCTCCCTCAGGATACCTTGGCAGACATTACAATAACCTTTTGTCTTGCGACGAACGGTTGTTGAAGTTGAGCAAGGAACCATTCCCAACTGCAACAAATCAGTGTTTTCGCTCAAATTCATCTTGTCAGGTTGTTGCCTCTGATAGAAGCAATACACATGGAGTCACTGATTCACAGTTTGCTCTCCTGGACAAAGTTCAGTCGCATTTACCTTCGCTTTATCCTCAAGAAACACTGCAACCATTCCATCCTCCATCACTATCAG AATATCAATACATGGATGAACATAGCAACAGATTGTCAGCAAAGGAAGTGATGCCATATAGTGGTGGACCTGGTGTTCAATGGAAGAAGAATGAAAAAGCTTTCTCTAGAGACCAATTTCAGCATGTAGAGTCGAATTACTTTGCTAACAACCAAGCAAATGATTATCAGAACTATGATTCAGCAGCGTCTAGTTCACAATCCAACTATAGAAATATGCATGGAATCACTGGTTCACAGATTGATCTTCCATACAAATCTTTACAGAATTGGTCTTCACTTCATCCTCAACAAGCAGTTCTACCATTCTCTTCTCCATCAGTACCAGGTAACCACATCTTTGCCAATGCAGATATTTCCTTCAGCATGAAAAAGAATACTAATGGTAGAACTGTTTGCTGA
- the LOC120009237 gene encoding calreticulin-like, whose translation MANPKLLSLLLLSLLAIASATVYFEDRFDDGWENRWVKSDWKKDENMAGEWNYTSGKWNGDPNDKGIQTSEDYRFYAISAEFPEFSNKEKNLVFQFSVKHEQKLDCGGGYMKLLSGEVDQKKFGGDTPYSIMFGPDICGYSTKKVHAILTRNDTNHLIKKEVPCETDQLTHVYTFIIRPDATYSILIDNEEKQTGSLYSDWSLLPPKKIKDPEAKKPEDWDDKEYIPDPEDQKPEGYDDILKEIPDPDAKKPEDWDDEEDGEWTTPTIPNPEYKGPWEPKKIKNPNFKGKWKAPTIDNPDFKDNPDLYVFPNLKYVGIELWQVKSGTMFDNVLITDDAEYAKKVAEETWGKNKDAEKAAFEEAEKKREEEEKKDDAIDSDAEDEDDAGADDAEGDDSDADNKSEDVDTKEEDDVHDEL comes from the exons ATGGCTAACCCTAAACTTCTGTCTCTGCTTCTTCTCTCACTCCTCGCGATCGCCTCTGCAACGGTTTACTTCGAGGACCGCTTCGATG ATGGATGGGAAAACCGGTGGGTTAAATCTGATTGGAAGAAAGATGAAAACATGGCTGGGGAGTGGAATTATACGTCTGGAAAATGGAATGGAGATCCCAATGACAAAG GTATCCAGACAAGTGAAGACTACAGATTCTATGCTATTTCAGCTGAGTTTCCTGAATTTAGCAACAAGGAGAAGAACCTAGTCTTCCAATTTTCTGTTAAGCATGAACAGAAGCTTGACTGTGGTGGTGGCTACATGAAGTTGCTAAGTGGTGAAGTTGACCAGAAGAAATTCGGTGGGGACACCCCATACAG TATCATGTTTGGACCAGATATTTGCGGCTACAGCACTAAGAAAGTGCATGCTATTCTTACCCGCAATGATACAAACCACTTGATCAAGAAGGAGGTTCCATGTGAGACTGATCAGCTCACACATGTTTACACCTTCATCATACGCCCTGATGCTACTTACAGCATTCTTATTGACAATGAAGAGAAGCAGACTGGAAGTTTATACTCTGATTGGAGTCTTCTACCCCCAAAGAAGATAAAGGATCCAGAGGCCAAGAAG CCTGAGGATTGGGATGACAAAGAATACATTCCTGATCCTGAAGATCAAAAGCCTGAG GGGTATGATGACATTCTGAAGGAGATTCCTGACCCTGATGCCAAGAAG CCTGAAGATTGGGATGATGAGGAAGATGGTGAGTGGACAACTCCAACCATTCCCAACCCTGAGTACAAGGGCCCATGGGAGCCAAAG AAAATTAAGAACCCTAACTTCAAGGGCAAGTGGAAGGCACCAACGATTGACAACCCAG ATTTCAAGGATAATCCAGATCTTTATGTGTTCCCCAACTTGAAGTATGTTGGCATTGAATTGTGGCAG GTGAAATCTGGGACCATGTTTGACAATGTGCTAATCACTGATGATGCTGAGTATGCTAAGAAGGTCGCTGAAGAAACATGGGGAAAGAACAAGGAT GCTGAGAAGGCAGCATTTGAAGAggcagagaaaaagagagaagaagag gaaaAGAAGGATGATGCAATTGATTCGGAT GCTGAGGACGAGGATGATGCCGGTGCTGATGATGCTGAAGGAGATGATTCTGATGCTGATAACAAATCTGAAGATGTTGACACCAAAGAGGAGGATGATGTACAT GATGAGCTGTAG
- the LOC120009238 gene encoding protein DOWNY MILDEW RESISTANCE 6-like isoform X1, translating into MESTTSFQLASKTTLSLGPKFVLPEDKRPNLLQVSILDSVPIIDMNQEPSSLVRNISRACEDYGFFQIINHGVPYELQDRMLSTLAEFFELPPEEKAQFFTTDINTKQVRLYNDYLKVDGQEKVGMWSESFLHPCHRLDDIMNLLPENPPQYREVIAEYSKAIHVLMKRLLSLISMGLGLEKDSLEKSLGAEKHILNAHANYYPPCPDPELTLGLPAHTDIGGLTVLLQPEGLTSLQVLKDGEWLAIHPIPNAFVINLADQTQVLSNGRYKSVLHRAVTNRSQRRVSLAIFCSPDPHTIISPIEDLIDEEHPRIYHSYRFAEFLQEFKRQEGTTRMVKECFQLTL; encoded by the exons ATGGAGTCCACAACATCCTTCCAGTTAGCCAGTAAGACTACTCTTTCGCTAGGGCCTAAATTTGTGCTTCCAGAGGACAAAAGACCGAATCTCTTACAGGTATCCATTCTGGACTCTGTTCCTATTATTGATATGAATCAAGAGCCATCCTCGCTTGTTCGAAATATCTCGAGAGCTTGCGAGGATTATGGTTTCTTTCAGATCATCAACCATGGGGTACCGTATGAATTACAAGATAGAATGTTGAGTACTCTGGCTGAATTCTTTGAATTGCCTCCAGAAGAAAAGGCACAATTCTTCACCACAGATATTAACACTAAGCAGGTAAGACTTTACAATGACTACCTCAAAGTTGATGGCCAAGAGAAGGTCGGGATGTGGAGTGAATCTTTCCTTCACCCTTGCCACCGTTTGGATGATATTATGAATCTTTTGCCAGAAAACCCACCTCAATACAG AGAGGTTATTGCTGAATATTCAAAGGCGATTCATGTGTTGATGAAAAGGCTTTTGAGTTTGATATCCATGGGGCTTGGTCTTGAGAAGGACTCCCTAGAAAAGAGTCTGGGTGCAGAGAAACACATCCTTAATGCTCATGCAAATTACTATCCGCCTTGTCCGGATCCTGAGCTAACGTTGGGTTTGCCTGCTCATACTGATATTGGTGGACTCACAGTACTTCTGCAACCAGAAGGATTAACTTCCCTCCAAGTGCTTAAAGATGGGGAATGGTTAGCCATTCATCCCATCCCAAATGCATTTGTCATCAATTTGGCTGATCAGACTCAG GTATTGAGTAATGGAAGGTACAAGAGTGTACTCCACAGGGCAGTGACTAACAGATCACAACGCCGAGTATCATTGGCGATATTTTGTAGCCCAGATCCACACACCATAATCAGTCCTATTGAGGATTTAATAGATGAGGAGCACCCGCGAATCTATCATAGCTATCGTTTTGCAGAGTTTCTCCAAGAATTTAAAAGGCAAGAAGGAACAACCCGGATGGTTAAGGAATGCTTTCAGTTGACACTCTGA
- the LOC120009640 gene encoding pyrophosphate-energized vacuolar membrane proton pump 1-like: protein MGLLGEGLTQVLIPAAALLGIGFALLQWFLVSRVRVFDGSGAENGFSENLIEGEEEGVDTLEVSIKVAEIQNAISVGATSFLFTQYKYLGIFMGMFGAIIFLFLGSVKGFSTKSEPCIYNKDNLCKPALANAVFSTIAFLLGALTSVLSGFLGMKIATYANARTTMEARKGVGRAFTIAFRSGSVMGFLLAANGLLVLYISINLFKLYYGDDWEGLYESITGYGLGGSSMALFGRVGGGIYTKAADVGADLVGKVERNIPEDDPRNPAVIADNVGDNVGDIAGMGSDLFGSYAESSCAALFVASISSFGINHDYVAMSYPLIVSSMGVVVCLITTLFATDLFEIKDVSEIEPSLKRQLLISTVLMTAGVAIVSFFALPSEFTLFNFGTDKVVKNWHLFFCVSIGLWAGLAIGYITEYYTSNAYSPVQDVADSCRTGAATNVIFGLALGYKSVIIPIFAIAIAIYVSFSLAAMYGIAVAALGMLSTIATGLAIDAYGPISDNAGGIAEMAGMSHKIRERTDALDAAGNTTAAIGKGFAIGSAALVSLALFSAFVSRAGIQAVDVLTPKVFIGLIAGAMLPYWFSAMTMKSVGSAALKMVEEVRRQFNSIPGLIEGRAKPDYANCVKISTDASLREMIPPGSLVILTPLITGTFFGVETLAGVLAGSLVSGVQVAISASNTGGAWDNAKKYIEAGASEHAKVLGPKGSDAHKAAVIGDTIGDPLKDTSGPSLNILIKLMAVESLVFAPFFATHGGLLFKLL, encoded by the exons ATGGGTTTGTTGGGTGAGGGTTTAACGCAGGTTCTGATACCTGCTGCTGCCTTGCTTGGGATTGGGTTTGCTTTGCTTCAGTGGTTCTTGGTCTCAAGGGTTAGGGTCTTTGATGGTTCTGGTGCAGAGAATGGATTCAGTGAGAATCTGATcgaaggagaagaagagggtgtCGACACTCTTGAGGTTTCCATCAAAGTTGCTGAAATCCAAAATGCCATTTCTGTTG GGGCAACATCCTTTCTGTTCACTCAGTACAAGTATCTTGGCATCTTCATGGGCATGTTTGGCGCGattatttttctcttcctcGGCTCGGTTAAGGGGTTTAGCACGAAAAGTGAACCTTGCATATACAACAAGGACAATCTTTGTAAACCAGCACTTGCCAATGCTGTCTTTAGCACAATAGCTTTCTTGCTTGGTGCTCTTACTTCAGTCCTTTCAGGATTCCTAGGGATGAAAATTGCTACATATGCCAATGCTAGAACAACTATGGAAGCAAGGAAGGGTGTTGGTAGGGCATTCACTATTGCTTTTCGCTCTGGTTCAGTGATGGGTTTCCTTCTTGCTGCCAATGGCCTTCTGGTGCTGTATATCtccattaatttatttaaactCTACTATGGGGATGACTGGGAAGGACTTTATGAATCGATCACTGGTTATGGTCTTGGAGGTTCTTCAATGGCACTCTTTGGAAGAGTTGGGGGAGGCATATACACAAAAGCAGCTGATGTTGGTGCTGATCTTGTGGGGAAAGTTGAGCGGAATATTCCGGAAGATGATCCACGAAACCCAGCc GTTATTGCTGACAATGTGGGTGACAACGTAGGAGATATTGCCGGTATGGGCTCAGATCTATTCGGATCTTATGCCGAATCATCTTGTGCAGCACTCTTTGTTGCATCAATATCATCGTTCGGTATTAATCATGATTACGTAGCCATGTCTTATCCACTGATTGTAAGCTCAATGGGAGTCGTTGTTTGCTTGATAACTACACTTTTTGCCACTGATCTGTTTGAGATCAAGGATGTTAGCGAGATTGAACCGTCCTTGAAGAGACAACTTTTAATCTCCACTGTTTTGATGACTGCTGGGGTTGCCATTGTCAGCTTCTTTGCTTTACCATCAGAATTCACTCTCTTTAATTTTGGGACTGACAAGGTTGTTAAGAACTG GCACCTTTTCTTCTGTGTTTCAATTGGTCTTTGGGCTGGACTTGCCATAGGATATATTACAGAGTACTACACAAGCAATGCTTACAG TCCAGTGCAGGATGTAGCAGATTCTTGCAGGACAGGTGCTGCGACAAATGTAATATTTGGGCTTGCTCTCGGATATAAATCTGTGATCATTCCCATATTTGCCATTGCCATTGCTATTTATGTTAGCTTTAGCTTGGCTGCTATGTACGGGATTGCTGTGgccgctttgggaatgcttagcACCATTGCCACCGGTCTAGCGATCGATGCTTATGGTCCCATAAGTGATAATGCTGGTGGCATTGCCGAAATGGCAGGAATGAGCCACAAGATAAGGGAAAGAACAGATGCTTTAGATGCTGCTGGAAACACCACAGCTGCAATTGGCAAG GGGTTTGCTATTGGATCAGCCGCTCTTGTGTCTCTTGCCTTGTTCAGTGCCTTTGTGAGCAGGGCTGGCATCCAGGCAGTTGATGTATTGACCCCAAAGGTCTTCATTGGCCTGATTGCAGGGGCCATGCTTCCATACTGGTTTTCTGCCATGACAATGAAGAGCGTGGGAAGTGCAGCTCTCAAAATGGTCGAAGAAGTAAGAAGGCAGTTCAATTCCATTCCAGGACTTATTGAGGGTAGAGCTAAACCAGACTACGCGAATTGCGTCAAGATTTCCACTGATGCCTCTCTCAGGGAGATGATCCCACCTGGCTCTTTGGTCATTCTTACACCTCTAATCACCGGAACCTTTTTTGGCGTAGAAACTCTCGCTGGTGTTCTTGCTGGTTCACTCGTTTCTGGTGTCCAG GTTGCCATCTCAGCTTCTAACACAGGAGGGGCATGGGATAATGCCAAGAAATACATAGAG GCTGGTGCATCTGAGCATGCTAAGGTACTGGGTCCCAAGGGCTCTGATGCTCACAAGGCTGCAGTCATTGGTGACACCATTGGAGATCCACTCAAGGACACTTCTGGGCCTTCACTCAATATCCTGATCAAGCTCATGGCAGTGGAGTCTCTGGTGTTTGCTCCATTTTTTGCCACTCATGGAGGCTTGCTGTTCAAATTGCTGTAA
- the LOC120009479 gene encoding uncharacterized protein LOC120009479 produces MASFFYKKKLFLLNMCLHSLYVKLREATNWMVGDTNWVIDKMDSGKIDKEKVMEQGKEDDESIGENNDEDDEDGGGGGYASGQSSEILRSRTASSAEEVRFLHLLSLDVKLFLLFKNENALSVGKYARDNNGDDDDGYSSWIHEMGNKLLPSTPVSSTEEGDLVVKLQNARPGGLKLVEDSILRVQEHIRVEDYNPILKDESSFLGSQQELNMQQQFKKRTEEEPRNTRPKVAKLRTSKCPATSLKIGSWEVQCSQLHSSTKKKEHTKAYTSIIFLFDVYSDKI; encoded by the exons CTGAGAGAGGCAACCAATTGGATGGTCGGAGATACAAATTGGGTTATTGATAAAATGGATTCAGGAAAGATTGATAAAGAGAAAGTGATGGAACAAGGTAAAGAAGATGATGAATCTATTGGGGAGAacaatgatgaagatgatgaagatggtggtggtggtgggtacGCTAGTGGGCAGTCAAGTGAAATTCTACGATCAAGAACGGCTTCATCTGCTGAAGAGGTTCGGTTCTTGCATCTTCTGTCTCTTGATGt TAAGTTGTTTTTGTTGTTCAAGAATGAAAAT GCACTATCGGTTGGTAAATATGCAAGGGACAacaatggtgatgatgatgatgggtaTTCAAGTTGGATACATGAGATGGGAAATAAATTACTACCATCAACACCAGTTTCATCTACTGAAGAG GGAGATTTGGTTGTTAAACTTCAGAATGCAAGGCCTGGGGGTTTGAAACTTGTCGAGGACTCCATTCTCCGAGTTCAAGAACATATTCGAGTAGAAGATTATAATCCTATTCTGAAAGATGAATCTAGCTTTCTTGGCTCGCAACAGGAGCTGAATATGCAACAGCAATTCAAGAAACGTACTGAAGAAGAGCCTCGCAATActaggcctaaggttgcaaaGCTGAGGACTTCAAAATGTCCAGCAACTTCACTTAAAATTGGCTCATGGGAGGTACAATGTAGTCAACTTCACTcttccacaaaaaaaaaggaacacaCTAAAGCCTATACctccattatttttctttttgatgtatATTCAGATAAAATCTAA
- the LOC120009238 gene encoding protein DMR6-LIKE OXYGENASE 2-like isoform X2, translated as MESTTSFQLASKTTLSLGPKFVLPEDKRPNLLQIINHGVPYELQDRMLSTLAEFFELPPEEKAQFFTTDINTKQVRLYNDYLKVDGQEKVGMWSESFLHPCHRLDDIMNLLPENPPQYREVIAEYSKAIHVLMKRLLSLISMGLGLEKDSLEKSLGAEKHILNAHANYYPPCPDPELTLGLPAHTDIGGLTVLLQPEGLTSLQVLKDGEWLAIHPIPNAFVINLADQTQVLSNGRYKSVLHRAVTNRSQRRVSLAIFCSPDPHTIISPIEDLIDEEHPRIYHSYRFAEFLQEFKRQEGTTRMVKECFQLTL; from the exons ATGGAGTCCACAACATCCTTCCAGTTAGCCAGTAAGACTACTCTTTCGCTAGGGCCTAAATTTGTGCTTCCAGAGGACAAAAGACCGAATCTCTTACAG ATCATCAACCATGGGGTACCGTATGAATTACAAGATAGAATGTTGAGTACTCTGGCTGAATTCTTTGAATTGCCTCCAGAAGAAAAGGCACAATTCTTCACCACAGATATTAACACTAAGCAGGTAAGACTTTACAATGACTACCTCAAAGTTGATGGCCAAGAGAAGGTCGGGATGTGGAGTGAATCTTTCCTTCACCCTTGCCACCGTTTGGATGATATTATGAATCTTTTGCCAGAAAACCCACCTCAATACAG AGAGGTTATTGCTGAATATTCAAAGGCGATTCATGTGTTGATGAAAAGGCTTTTGAGTTTGATATCCATGGGGCTTGGTCTTGAGAAGGACTCCCTAGAAAAGAGTCTGGGTGCAGAGAAACACATCCTTAATGCTCATGCAAATTACTATCCGCCTTGTCCGGATCCTGAGCTAACGTTGGGTTTGCCTGCTCATACTGATATTGGTGGACTCACAGTACTTCTGCAACCAGAAGGATTAACTTCCCTCCAAGTGCTTAAAGATGGGGAATGGTTAGCCATTCATCCCATCCCAAATGCATTTGTCATCAATTTGGCTGATCAGACTCAG GTATTGAGTAATGGAAGGTACAAGAGTGTACTCCACAGGGCAGTGACTAACAGATCACAACGCCGAGTATCATTGGCGATATTTTGTAGCCCAGATCCACACACCATAATCAGTCCTATTGAGGATTTAATAGATGAGGAGCACCCGCGAATCTATCATAGCTATCGTTTTGCAGAGTTTCTCCAAGAATTTAAAAGGCAAGAAGGAACAACCCGGATGGTTAAGGAATGCTTTCAGTTGACACTCTGA
- the LOC120009239 gene encoding universal stress protein A-like protein isoform X3 codes for MADVAGKERRIVVTVDESEESRHALSWCLENVISSNSKDTLLLLYVQPPRAVYTAMDGSGYLFSADIMATMEKYSNDVAQSVIEKAKRMCQDVKVETRVEHGDARDVICQMVEKLNADMLVMGSHGYGLIKRAFLGSVSNHCAQNVKCPVLIVKKPKSPSDASN; via the exons ATGGCTGACGTGGCAGGAAAAGAGCGCAGGATCGTTGTGACGGTTGATGAGAGCGAGGAGAGTAGGCATGCTTTGTCATGGTGTCTGGAGAATGTGATTTCTTCAAATTCCAAGGATACCCTCCTACTCCTCTATGTCCAGCCCCCAAGGGCTGTTTACACTGCTATGGATGGCTCAG GGTATTTGTTTTCAGCTGATATAATGGCCACCATGGAGAAATACAGCAATGATGTGGCCCAATCTGTAATTGAGAAGGCCAAGAGAATGTGTCAAGAC GTTAAGGTGGAGACGAGAGTAGAGCATGGTGATGCAAGGGACGTAATTTGTCAGATGGTGGAGAAGTTGAATGCTGACATGTTGGTGATGGGGAGCCATGGCTATGGTCTGATAAAGAG GGCTTTCCTGGGGAGTGTCAGCAATCACTGTGCACAGAATGTCAAGTGCCCTGTCTTGATAGTGAAGAAGCCTAAATCACCTTCTGATGCAAGCAATTAG